In one window of Gossypium arboreum isolate Shixiya-1 chromosome 4, ASM2569848v2, whole genome shotgun sequence DNA:
- the LOC108459644 gene encoding protein trichome birefringence-like 28 yields the protein MRPFDKTQRCNYFPMLTIVTFSTLFFGFFCYNQYMKTIPFPDFKHQHPFQESSNSTYVQLQETNKADDGDYERIVSPLEECDIFTGEWVFDNGSSHPLYKEDDCEFLTDMVTCLKNGRPESLYQKWRWQPRDCSLPKFEANLLLEKLRGKRLMFVGDSINLNQMLSMVCMVQSIIPPEKKSFSYASYTTVFKMKDYNATLEFCWAPFLVESNVDPPTMRYGTVVPEVKLESISKHGDNWKNVDYLIFNTYIWWRYPTMKALNGATDSVDVDQNVAYERALKSWAKWVEENVDSNRTSVFFSSMSPTHMKRSDWNNTNRIKCWNETSPFPNISRIDVGTNRQLFTTTVNVIQSMKIPLHFFNITRLSEYRKDAHTSIYAAPGGKLLTQEQKSDPARYADCLDWCVPGLPDTWNELLFALIMYRS from the exons ATGAGACCTTTTGATAAGACCCAAAGATGCAATTACTTCCCCATGCTAACCATAGTAACTTTTTCAACTTTGTTCTTTGGATTCTTTTGTTACAATCAATACATGAAAACCATTCCATTCCCAGATTTCAAACACCAACACCCCTTCCAGGAATCTTCAAACTCAACCTATGTTCAACTTCAAGAAACAAACAAAGCTGACGATGGTGACTATGAAAGGATTGTTTCGCCATTAGAAGAGTGTGATATCTTCACAGGAGAATGGGTTTTTGATAATGGGTCATCACACCCTTTATACAAAGAAGACGACTGTGAGTTCCTTACTGACATGGTAACTTGCTTGAAGAATGGAAGGCCTGAATCTTTATACCAGAAATGGAGATGGCAGCCCAGAGACTGCTCTTTGCCCAA GTTTGAGGCAAATTTATTGCTGGAGAAACTTAGAGGAAAGAGGCTAATGTTTGTTGGGGACTCCATAAATTTGAACCAGATGCTATCTATGGTTTGTATGGTTCAATCTATTATCCCACCAGAGAAGAAGAGCTTTAGTTATGCAAGCTATACCACTGTCTTTAAAATGAAG GATTACAATGCTACACTGGAGTTTTGCTGGGCACCATTTCTGGTTGAATCCAATGTAGACCCTCCAACAATGAGGTATGGCACAGTGGTTCCTGAAGTCAAGCTTGAATCAATCTCAAAACACGGGGATAACTGGAAAAATGTGGATTATCTCATATTCAATACTTATATTTGGTGGAGGTACCCCACCATGAAAGCTCT TAATGGGGCAACGGATTCTGTCGACGTTGATCAGAATGTAGCATATGAGAGGGCTTTGAAATCATGGGCTAAATGGGTGGAAGAAAATGTTGATTCTAATAGAACTTCAGTGTTCTTCAGCAGTATGAGTCCTACACATATGAA GCGCTCTGATTGGAATAACACGAATAGGATCAAGTGTTGGAACGAGACATCTCCGTTTCCGAACATATCGAGAATTGATGTGGGTACCAATCGGCAGCTTTTCACAACCACGGTGAATGTCATTCAATCCATGAAAATACCCCTTCACTTCTTCAACATAACGAGGCTATCCGAATACCGGAAAGATGCACATACATCAATCTATGCAGCTCCTGGTGGTAAGTTGCTGACGCAAGAACAAAAATCTGATCCAGCAAGGTATGCAGATTGTTTGGATTGGTGTGTGCCCGGATTGCCTGATACGTGGAATGAATTGCTATTTGCACTTATCATGTACCGATCTTGA